The Mercenaria mercenaria strain notata chromosome 10, MADL_Memer_1, whole genome shotgun sequence genome contains a region encoding:
- the LOC123551364 gene encoding uncharacterized protein F54H12.2-like — protein sequence MEDHTHAEEISIFNTFPTDTSLQSREWIEYLPANSVNSGSLEFNIPAQTTMYMDLKRSLLHLKIRLLDSSGVPIKEDVNASTINMPFHTMFRQIDVSFQQTPLTKPEEYYAYKSYIDTILRGNVKDRTILSNSQMFFKETGNMDETDANGDNLGLFLRHQRLKGGKIVDMEGPLLLDIFQQQRLIVNGVALTLKLWPNYDAFRIMSEDASVKLQIVNASFKLCVQHLNPAIIVAHEKLFSDRHALYLYQRSVIKTLSVPQGNYNVTADDVFQGLVPNRLVLGLVKSSAFSGDHKKNPLNFLPFNCNFVALYVDGQSIPSKRLQPNYDQKNYVSCYRTLGTFGEDLDIDLNDYTKGYCLYVIDVNPYVTFDVKRRGHCRLDLKFAKAVPESLNLIIYASFPEVMYIDKTRSINLQ from the coding sequence ATGGAGGATCATACTCACGCCGaggaaatatcaattttcaacacatttccAACTGACACTTCGCTGCAAAGTAGAGAATGGATAGAATATTTGCCAGCCAACTCGGTTAACTCGGGGAGTCTCGAGTTCAACATTCCTGCTCAGACCACTATGTATATGGACTTGAAAAGAAGCTTACTCCACTTGAAGATACGACTCCTCGACTCGTCGGGCGTGCCTATTAAAGAGGACGTGAACGCCAGTACAATTAATATGCCATTTCACACCATGTTCCGACAGATTGATGTCAGTTTTCAACAGACGCCATTAACGAAACCGGAAGAATACTACGCCTACAAGAGCTACATAGATACCATTCTTCGAGGTAACGTGAAAGACCGCACCATTCTCAGTAACAGTCAAATGTTCTTCAAAGAGACCGGAAATATGGACGAAACGGACGCAAATGGTGATAATCTCGGACTCTTCCTACGTCATCAACGTCTTAAAGGCGGGAAGATAGTCGACATGGAAGGACCGCTGCTATTAGACATTTTTCAACAACAGAGACTTATCGTCAACGGTGTGGCACTCACGTTAAAACTATGGCCAAATTACGACGCCTTCCGCATCATGTCCGAGGACGCGTCAGTGAAACTACAGATAGTGAACGCCAGCTTCAAACTCTGCGTTCAACACTTAAATCCGGCCATAATCGTGGCTCACGAAAAGCTTTTTTCGGACAGACACGCCCTATACCTGTATCAACGTAGCGTCATCAAAACATTATCCGTACCGCAGGGAAATTATAACGTAACGGCCGATGACGTTTTCCAGGGCCTCGTTCCTAATCGACTCGTTCTCGGTTTGGTGAAAAGTAGCGCCTTTTCCGGAGATCATAAGAAGAATCCTTTGAATTTTCTCCCGTTCAATTGCAACTTCGTTGCCCTTTACGTTGACGGTCAGTCGATACCTAGCAAACGGCTGCAGCCCAATTACGACCAAAAGAACTACGTGAGCTGTTACAGGACGCTTGGAACATTTGGCGAAGACTTGGACATAGATCTAAACGATTATACCAAAGGATATTGTTTGTACGTTATAGACGTCAACCCCTACGTCACTTTTGACGTCAAAAGAAGAGGACACTGCCGTTTGGACTTGAAATTTGCCAAAGCCGTGCCAGAGAGTTTGAATCTCATTATATACGCCAGCTTTCCAGAGGTTATGTACATAGACAAGACCAGAAGCATAAATCTTCAATGA